One window of the Crateriforma spongiae genome contains the following:
- a CDS encoding phosphotransferase, which yields MIPAAARHAARCFAGFADAPVLPDLNGWSQIPAGFSGSAVYRVIDPRGSAWSLKQLTASASVSHVKAIHQVLVHIRRAGCDWVSGPNHLVGNPSETVADLGTHGCWEMTQWMPGRSYSDIDRLAGNLDEAVKVLTAGCRAIACFHDAAASMVRQNGPAPSVIDRIKRLDSLSSSILSTCDDAGPKIRSLHLRQNVAPELLRACHQITADWPIFARQIRNDLEQRAGEVTPIQWVARDVHRGHLLFTDDAGSLSAAAKPTVSGMIDFDAMRLDTPAADLARWIGDFLFLAIIHGDAAADIATRFWQAGLAEYRQIRSFSEQQQTLCWTLVRSSSLISLANWVDWILQQRRRFLAADSAIAQRLVALNQQWTIVRQATDR from the coding sequence ATGATTCCCGCCGCCGCACGACACGCCGCACGGTGTTTCGCAGGCTTTGCCGATGCACCAGTGCTGCCGGATTTAAATGGCTGGTCACAAATCCCCGCCGGCTTCAGCGGGTCGGCGGTGTACCGTGTCATCGATCCCCGTGGCAGTGCTTGGTCGCTGAAACAATTGACCGCATCGGCGTCCGTCTCGCACGTCAAGGCGATCCATCAGGTGTTGGTGCATATCCGTCGCGCCGGATGTGACTGGGTCTCCGGCCCAAACCATTTGGTGGGCAATCCGTCGGAAACGGTTGCCGATTTGGGAACGCATGGATGCTGGGAAATGACGCAGTGGATGCCGGGCCGGTCGTACAGCGACATCGATCGGTTGGCGGGCAACCTGGACGAAGCCGTCAAAGTCCTGACGGCCGGATGCCGCGCGATCGCGTGCTTCCATGATGCCGCCGCGTCGATGGTGCGGCAGAACGGTCCGGCCCCATCAGTGATCGACCGCATCAAGCGTTTAGACAGCCTGTCTTCATCGATCTTGTCGACATGCGATGACGCGGGCCCCAAGATCCGATCGTTGCATCTCAGGCAAAACGTTGCACCGGAGCTTCTGCGGGCTTGCCATCAGATCACCGCGGATTGGCCAATCTTTGCACGGCAGATCCGCAACGACTTGGAACAGCGGGCTGGTGAAGTCACGCCGATTCAATGGGTCGCGCGAGATGTCCATCGGGGCCATTTGTTGTTCACCGATGATGCCGGTTCGCTGTCAGCGGCGGCTAAGCCGACGGTTTCGGGGATGATCGATTTCGACGCGATGCGGTTGGACACGCCGGCGGCCGACTTGGCACGCTGGATCGGCGATTTTCTGTTCTTGGCGATCATCCACGGCGACGCCGCAGCGGACATCGCGACACGATTCTGGCAGGCCGGATTGGCGGAATATCGTCAGATCCGCTCATTTTCCGAACAGCAACAGACCTTATGTTGGACGCTTGTCCGGTCCAGTTCCCTGATTTCTTTGGCAAACTGGGTCGACTGGATTCTGCAGCAACGACGCCGTTTTTTAGCGGCCGATTCGGCAATCGCCCAGCGTTTGGTTGCCCTAAATCAACAGTGGACAATCGTGCGCCAGGCGACGGATCGTTGA
- the tsaE gene encoding tRNA (adenosine(37)-N6)-threonylcarbamoyltransferase complex ATPase subunit type 1 TsaE, with translation MTDGNAITWHRLDLHRMSVFANRLAGVLADRRETTAIGLVGTLGAGKTQLTTLIARSIGIASDDVTSPTFTLAQHYRGFIGGDAPVTVDLHHVDAYRIADEDEWFEAGMEELLDTAASENHRVWIFVEWADRFADWMPDDTLWIRIDWDSHSASPGDSPGENDQPRRITITGNELPAGLADDESAS, from the coding sequence ATGACAGACGGCAACGCTATCACTTGGCACCGATTGGACCTGCACCGGATGTCGGTTTTCGCCAACCGGCTTGCCGGCGTCTTAGCCGATCGAAGGGAAACCACGGCCATCGGCTTGGTCGGCACACTGGGCGCCGGAAAGACCCAGTTGACCACGCTGATTGCCCGATCCATCGGTATTGCTTCGGACGACGTGACCAGCCCGACGTTTACGCTAGCCCAGCACTATCGTGGTTTTATCGGCGGCGATGCGCCAGTCACGGTGGACTTGCACCATGTCGATGCGTATCGGATTGCGGACGAAGACGAGTGGTTCGAAGCGGGCATGGAAGAGCTGCTGGACACCGCCGCTTCGGAAAACCATCGCGTCTGGATTTTCGTCGAATGGGCGGATCGTTTCGCCGACTGGATGCCCGACGACACACTGTGGATCCGCATCGACTGGGACAGCCATTCCGCGTCGCCCGGTGACTCGCCCGGTGAAAATGATCAGCCACGTCGAATCACGATCACCGGCAACGAATTGCCCGCTGGACTGGCCGACGATGAATCAGCATCGTGA
- a CDS encoding Dabb family protein produces the protein MARLAHHVFFTLKDRSEESVARLVAACQKYLGGHDGMVGFEVGTRESDYQRPVNQDYDVSLYTVFVDRAAHDAYQQAERHLQFIAETKETWAEVRVFDSNLTEMSN, from the coding sequence ATGGCCCGACTTGCCCACCACGTTTTCTTCACCCTGAAAGACCGCAGCGAAGAATCCGTCGCACGACTGGTCGCCGCCTGTCAGAAATACTTGGGCGGACACGACGGCATGGTGGGTTTCGAAGTCGGCACCCGTGAATCCGACTATCAACGTCCGGTCAACCAAGACTATGACGTGTCGCTGTACACCGTATTCGTCGACCGTGCCGCGCACGATGCGTACCAGCAAGCCGAACGGCATTTGCAATTCATCGCCGAGACCAAGGAGACGTGGGCGGAAGTTCGTGTGTTCGACAGTAATCTGACCGAGATGTCGAATTAG
- a CDS encoding FHA domain-containing protein, with protein sequence MQDREFPEFAGKFGQLTPCGGGDPIPLVKERLLVGRRPSCDIQLKFPNVSSNHCRFSLESGYWFIKDLGSRNGTKVDGRQIMRKRADPKCKVSIAKHHYILEYEPQALGAFGPPPADDDYVEEMLKSSLMDRAGLSRRDGKKSTNRDPLAD encoded by the coding sequence GTGCAAGACCGAGAGTTTCCTGAATTCGCAGGGAAATTCGGCCAGCTGACGCCTTGCGGCGGCGGCGATCCGATTCCCCTGGTGAAAGAACGTTTGCTGGTCGGACGACGCCCGTCGTGCGACATCCAGCTGAAATTTCCCAATGTGTCCAGTAACCACTGTCGGTTTTCGCTGGAATCTGGCTACTGGTTCATCAAGGACCTGGGCAGCCGTAACGGCACGAAGGTCGACGGCCGCCAGATCATGCGAAAGCGGGCCGATCCCAAGTGCAAGGTGTCGATCGCCAAGCACCATTACATCTTGGAATACGAGCCTCAAGCCCTGGGTGCGTTCGGTCCGCCGCCGGCCGATGACGATTACGTCGAAGAAATGCTGAAGAGTTCGCTGATGGACCGCGCCGGACTCAGCCGCCGAGATGGCAAGAAGAGCACCAATCGGGATCCGCTGGCCGATTGA
- a CDS encoding TIGR01212 family radical SAM protein (This family includes YhcC from E. coli K-12, an uncharacterized radical SAM protein.) has product MATDPTPPESNSPAVPSWRAEGLVFNAFGAALRRRYGGRVQRISIDAGFTCPNVDGAVARGGCNFCDNRSFSPSRRVRLKRVADQLTDGIRTVRKRYDKVTGFLAYFQPATNTYAPVEQLREIYELALSHGPEIRGLAVGTRPDCVPDSVLELFEMLATDHDVSVEFGMQTMHNDGLVWMNRAHDHGHQINAIDRARGRGFECGVHIILGIPGETHEMMMQTADEVAALGFDSVKIHNLYVVEGTPLADQVRAGTLSLMDRETYVQTVVDFLERLPPEMIVERVSGEAPKGFLVEPAWCLDKSRLLREIESEFRRRRTVQGSHYRPPAVSPHLRPRPQDNTPESIRQQIEQRGRLPVLKMN; this is encoded by the coding sequence GTGGCAACTGATCCCACCCCCCCGGAATCGAATTCGCCGGCCGTCCCGTCCTGGCGTGCGGAAGGTTTGGTTTTTAACGCTTTTGGCGCCGCCTTGCGGCGACGTTACGGCGGTCGAGTCCAGCGAATCAGCATCGACGCGGGATTCACGTGCCCGAATGTCGACGGTGCGGTGGCCCGCGGAGGCTGTAATTTTTGTGACAATCGGTCGTTCAGCCCGTCACGCCGAGTGCGGCTGAAACGCGTGGCGGACCAGCTGACCGACGGCATCCGGACGGTTCGCAAACGGTACGACAAGGTCACCGGGTTTCTTGCCTATTTTCAACCGGCGACGAACACGTATGCGCCGGTCGAACAGCTGCGGGAGATCTACGAACTGGCCTTATCGCATGGGCCGGAAATTCGAGGACTGGCCGTCGGGACGCGACCGGATTGCGTTCCCGACAGCGTGTTGGAGCTGTTCGAAATGCTGGCCACCGACCATGACGTCTCGGTCGAATTCGGCATGCAAACGATGCACAACGACGGTCTGGTTTGGATGAACCGGGCCCACGATCACGGTCACCAAATCAACGCGATCGATCGAGCCCGCGGGAGAGGGTTTGAATGTGGCGTGCATATCATTCTGGGCATCCCCGGCGAAACGCATGAGATGATGATGCAGACGGCCGACGAGGTCGCGGCGCTGGGATTCGACAGTGTGAAGATCCACAACCTGTACGTGGTGGAAGGGACGCCGTTGGCGGATCAGGTTCGTGCGGGAACGCTGAGTCTGATGGACCGCGAGACGTACGTCCAAACCGTCGTGGATTTCTTGGAGCGTTTGCCACCGGAAATGATCGTGGAAAGGGTCAGTGGCGAAGCGCCCAAAGGATTCTTGGTCGAACCGGCGTGGTGTTTGGACAAATCACGTCTGTTGCGCGAAATTGAATCGGAGTTTCGTCGACGCCGAACGGTTCAAGGCAGCCATTATCGACCGCCCGCCGTGTCACCGCACTTGCGTCCACGCCCCCAAGACAACACGCCCGAATCGATCCGTCAGCAAATCGAACAGCGCGGACGCTTGCCCGTGTTGAAGATGAATTGA
- the ilvE gene encoding branched-chain-amino-acid transaminase yields MPQSIYINGEYFSRENAKISVYDHGLLYGDGVFEGMRIYHGKVFRLREHLIRLWESARAIALEIPMSIDEMTAAVKETVKRNELEEGYIRLVVTRGGNQLGLDPFRCEDPQVIIIADKISLYPEQYYTDGLDLVTAATIRNHPAALSPRIKSLNYLNNIMAKIEGLRAGCIEALMLNHKGEVAECTGDNIFVVKDGVLMTPPIDAGILEGITRNAVIELAEKADIEVRQIPLTRHDIFVADECFLTGSAAEVIPAVKLDGRHIGDGKPGPVTQRLNALFKDLVKEE; encoded by the coding sequence ATGCCCCAGTCGATTTACATCAACGGCGAGTATTTCTCTCGCGAAAACGCAAAGATCAGCGTTTATGACCACGGTCTGCTGTATGGCGACGGCGTGTTCGAAGGCATGCGGATCTATCACGGCAAAGTCTTTCGGTTACGCGAACACCTGATCCGCCTGTGGGAATCGGCACGAGCGATCGCGCTGGAGATCCCCATGTCGATCGACGAGATGACCGCCGCGGTTAAAGAGACGGTCAAACGCAATGAGTTGGAGGAAGGCTACATCCGCTTGGTCGTCACTCGGGGCGGGAACCAACTGGGACTGGATCCGTTCCGCTGCGAAGACCCCCAGGTCATCATCATCGCGGACAAGATCTCTCTGTATCCCGAACAGTATTACACCGATGGACTGGACCTGGTCACCGCGGCGACGATTCGCAACCACCCGGCGGCACTGAGCCCGCGGATCAAATCGCTGAACTATTTGAACAATATCATGGCCAAGATCGAAGGCTTGCGGGCCGGGTGTATCGAAGCACTGATGTTGAACCATAAAGGCGAAGTCGCCGAATGCACCGGCGATAACATCTTCGTCGTCAAAGATGGCGTGTTGATGACGCCGCCGATCGATGCGGGCATTCTGGAAGGCATCACTCGCAACGCCGTGATTGAATTGGCGGAAAAGGCGGACATCGAGGTCCGACAAATACCGCTGACGCGTCACGACATCTTTGTCGCCGACGAATGCTTCCTGACCGGTAGCGCGGCCGAAGTCATTCCCGCGGTGAAGCTGGACGGTCGTCACATCGGCGACGGCAAACCAGGTCCGGTCACCCAGCGTTTGAATGCTTTGTTCAAAGATCTGGTGAAAGAGGAATAG
- a CDS encoding enoyl-ACP reductase FabI — MSDEPVQDYLGLSGKTVLVMGVANKKSVAYRVALQLKQAGARVIYSVRSEARKESLAKLLSGEDVFVCDVESQDEIDNLARQLADADVRLDGLIHSIAFADYSDGMKPFHETTRRQFLQAMDISAFSLVAVCNALRDRFCNDASVVTIGISTTRMASESYGFMAPIKAALESSLAFLTKSFSKFSHVRFNAVAAGLLKTSASAGIPGYVDSYLYAEKVIPRGEAVTTDEVAATATFLVSPRSSGITAQSIVVDAGMSINYFDAAVVQAVTDADTTA; from the coding sequence GTGTCTGACGAACCTGTACAAGACTATTTGGGTCTATCCGGCAAGACAGTGTTGGTGATGGGTGTCGCCAACAAGAAAAGCGTGGCGTATCGCGTCGCGCTGCAGTTGAAACAGGCCGGCGCCCGTGTGATCTATTCGGTACGCAGCGAAGCACGCAAGGAAAGCCTGGCAAAATTGCTTTCGGGTGAAGACGTGTTTGTTTGCGACGTGGAATCACAGGACGAGATCGACAACCTGGCACGGCAATTGGCCGATGCCGATGTCCGTTTGGACGGGTTGATTCATTCGATTGCGTTTGCCGATTACAGCGACGGGATGAAGCCGTTTCACGAAACGACGCGGCGACAATTCTTGCAAGCGATGGACATTTCCGCTTTTTCGTTGGTGGCGGTGTGCAACGCGTTGCGTGATCGTTTTTGCAATGACGCGTCGGTGGTCACGATCGGCATCAGCACGACGCGGATGGCCAGCGAAAGTTATGGTTTCATGGCGCCGATCAAAGCCGCCCTGGAATCATCGCTGGCGTTTCTGACCAAGTCGTTCAGTAAGTTCAGCCACGTCCGCTTTAACGCGGTCGCCGCGGGGCTGCTGAAGACCAGCGCATCGGCGGGCATTCCGGGTTATGTCGATTCGTACTTGTATGCCGAAAAGGTCATCCCGCGTGGCGAAGCCGTCACGACCGATGAAGTCGCCGCGACCGCAACGTTTCTGGTCAGCCCCCGCAGCAGCGGCATCACGGCCCAGTCGATCGTCGTCGACGCCGGAATGTCAATCAACTATTTTGATGCCGCCGTTGTCCAAGCCGTGACCGACGCCGACACCACGGCCTGA
- a CDS encoding 3-hydroxyacyl-ACP dehydratase FabZ family protein, producing MSVQEIENRIPHRAPMRLVDEIVSEDDKRIVCQKTFRDDESFVQGHFPGYPLVPGVIQCECCLQAGAILLQKFTPEGDDVIPVATRMDNVKFKNMVRPGDTVQIEVTLKEQLSNAFFLTGKMTIDGKTTARLDFACSVTTPRESNSAAPKKESGV from the coding sequence ATGAGTGTCCAAGAGATTGAAAATCGTATTCCGCACCGAGCCCCGATGCGGCTGGTCGACGAAATCGTCAGCGAAGATGATAAGCGGATCGTCTGTCAAAAGACGTTCCGCGACGACGAGTCGTTTGTCCAAGGCCATTTCCCCGGCTATCCGCTAGTGCCGGGCGTGATTCAGTGCGAATGTTGCCTGCAAGCCGGCGCGATCCTGCTGCAGAAGTTCACCCCCGAAGGCGACGACGTGATCCCAGTGGCGACGCGGATGGACAACGTCAAATTCAAAAACATGGTGCGTCCCGGCGACACCGTGCAGATCGAAGTCACCCTGAAAGAACAATTGTCCAATGCGTTCTTTCTGACCGGAAAGATGACGATCGACGGCAAAACCACCGCACGCTTGGATTTTGCCTGCAGCGTGACCACGCCACGGGAATCGAATTCAGCCGCACCGAAAAAGGAATCCGGTGTCTGA
- a CDS encoding nickel-dependent lactate racemase family protein — protein sequence MTTHFATGSPTTSLTSDDLRQALQEVFQAIGRPKKALLLPPDATRMFSRAGEITALCHDLLGDGVADIMPALGTHSAMKDEQLAEMFPGVPLDLFRVHRWRSDVRTLGEVPADFVSEVTEGVYQKPWPAQVNKMLVDGGHDLIFSIGQVVPHEVIGMANYNKNVFVGTGGVTGINESHYLSAVYGIERTLGQAKTPLREILNYAQDHFCADMPLLYALTVVQQMKDGSLHTRGLYIGDDHETFYEAAELARQVNITHLDEAPKHVVAYLDPKEFKSTWLGNKSIYRTRLAIADGGRLTVLGPAVEEFGEDPAIDQLIRRYGYRPKEDVLRMVAENEDLAGDPSAAAHLIHGSPENRFEVVYAAGKLTDDEIRGVGYTPGDLDALMKRYNNGQMEDGWHDDVDGSRFYFIQNPALGLWSAPR from the coding sequence ATGACCACTCATTTCGCCACCGGATCACCGACGACATCGTTGACAAGCGACGACCTGCGTCAGGCATTGCAGGAGGTTTTCCAGGCGATCGGCAGGCCGAAAAAGGCATTGTTGCTGCCGCCCGATGCGACGCGGATGTTCAGCCGCGCCGGGGAAATCACCGCCCTGTGTCACGATTTGTTGGGGGACGGCGTCGCCGACATCATGCCGGCCCTGGGCACGCACAGCGCGATGAAGGATGAACAGCTGGCCGAAATGTTCCCCGGCGTTCCGCTGGACCTGTTTCGCGTGCACCGTTGGCGAAGCGACGTGCGAACCTTGGGTGAAGTCCCGGCCGACTTCGTTTCCGAGGTCACCGAAGGCGTTTACCAGAAGCCTTGGCCCGCACAGGTCAACAAGATGTTGGTCGACGGCGGGCACGATCTGATCTTTTCGATCGGGCAAGTCGTTCCGCACGAAGTGATCGGGATGGCCAATTACAACAAGAACGTCTTCGTCGGCACTGGTGGTGTCACCGGGATCAACGAGAGTCACTATTTGAGTGCGGTGTACGGCATTGAACGCACGTTGGGCCAAGCCAAAACGCCGCTTCGGGAAATCCTGAACTACGCCCAAGATCACTTCTGTGCCGACATGCCCCTGTTGTACGCCTTGACGGTGGTCCAGCAGATGAAGGACGGATCGCTGCACACCCGCGGGCTGTACATCGGCGACGATCACGAAACGTTTTACGAAGCGGCCGAATTGGCGCGACAAGTCAACATCACGCACTTGGACGAAGCCCCCAAGCACGTGGTGGCTTACCTGGATCCGAAAGAGTTCAAGAGTACGTGGCTGGGGAACAAGTCGATCTATCGCACACGACTTGCCATCGCCGACGGTGGTCGACTGACCGTGCTAGGACCGGCGGTCGAAGAGTTCGGCGAAGACCCCGCGATCGACCAATTGATCCGGCGCTATGGGTATCGTCCCAAGGAAGATGTCTTGCGAATGGTTGCGGAGAACGAAGACTTGGCGGGAGATCCGTCGGCCGCGGCTCACCTGATCCACGGGTCGCCCGAAAATCGATTCGAAGTCGTGTATGCAGCGGGCAAGTTGACCGATGATGAAATTCGCGGCGTCGGGTACACACCGGGTGACTTGGACGCGTTGATGAAGCGATACAACAACGGACAGATGGAAGACGGCTGGCACGACGACGTCGACGGAAGCCGATTCTATTTCATTCAAAACCCGGCCCTGGGTCTGTGGAGTGCTCCACGCTGA
- the aroB gene encoding 3-dehydroquinate synthase, with protein sequence MVSNPQAPTTDDSSNRTVTVPLDDRSYPIRITSACICGKEGRAADVRFLTDAAADVTHWVLIVDEAVSKRWATPIAKALDSIGDAVRVDVINIPSGETSKSVESIGGIWNQMLNLGTDRRSVVVAVGGGVVGDLAGFAAATFARGVRFVQVPTTLLAMVDSSVGGKTGINLPGAKNMVGAFWQPEAVWIDTDVLATLPDRTYRSGLGEVVKYGVIDDAKFFDWLVDNADALVRRDADALRYAIAASCESKARVVGADERETSGRRAILNYGHTFAHAIEATTGYGTWLHGEAVAIGMQMAARLAIRIGMCDADLLERQSDLLAACQLPISMDTADIEAMLTVMQRDKKVAHGKLRFILPSRIGHVDLVSDIDRNDVIASIEQTIGKA encoded by the coding sequence ATGGTATCCAACCCCCAAGCCCCCACGACAGACGACTCGTCGAATCGGACCGTCACGGTGCCGTTGGATGACCGCAGTTATCCGATTCGAATCACGTCAGCTTGCATCTGTGGCAAAGAAGGTCGTGCCGCCGACGTGCGTTTTTTGACAGATGCTGCTGCCGATGTGACGCACTGGGTCTTGATCGTCGATGAAGCGGTTTCGAAGCGCTGGGCCACGCCGATCGCTAAGGCTTTGGACTCAATCGGTGATGCCGTCCGCGTGGACGTCATCAACATCCCGTCCGGCGAAACCAGCAAGTCGGTGGAATCGATCGGTGGGATTTGGAATCAAATGCTGAACCTGGGCACGGATCGTCGCAGCGTCGTCGTCGCCGTCGGCGGGGGCGTGGTCGGTGACTTGGCCGGGTTCGCCGCCGCAACGTTTGCCCGTGGGGTGCGATTCGTTCAAGTCCCCACGACGTTGCTGGCCATGGTCGACAGCAGTGTTGGTGGCAAAACCGGCATCAATTTGCCCGGGGCAAAAAACATGGTCGGTGCGTTCTGGCAACCCGAAGCGGTGTGGATCGATACCGATGTCTTGGCAACGCTGCCGGATCGCACCTATCGCAGCGGCCTCGGCGAGGTCGTGAAGTACGGCGTGATTGATGACGCGAAGTTTTTTGATTGGCTGGTGGACAATGCGGATGCGTTGGTTCGGCGGGATGCCGATGCTCTGCGTTATGCGATTGCCGCCAGTTGTGAATCGAAGGCCCGCGTGGTGGGCGCCGATGAACGCGAAACATCGGGCCGCCGTGCGATCTTGAACTACGGGCACACCTTCGCCCACGCGATCGAAGCCACCACCGGTTACGGGACTTGGCTGCACGGTGAAGCGGTCGCGATCGGGATGCAGATGGCCGCTAGGTTGGCAATCCGAATCGGCATGTGTGATGCGGACTTACTGGAACGCCAAAGCGATTTGCTGGCCGCTTGCCAATTGCCGATCAGCATGGACACCGCGGACATCGAAGCGATGTTGACGGTGATGCAGCGTGACAAGAAGGTCGCGCACGGCAAGCTTCGCTTCATCTTGCCCAGCCGCATCGGTCACGTGGACTTGGTCAGCGACATCGATCGCAACGATGTGATCGCGTCGATCGAACAGACCATCGGCAAGGCTTAG
- a CDS encoding CPBP family intramembrane glutamic endopeptidase, which produces MGSVVQTLLGGLLLALFPASLIAWITLLKRRITSGRLSALLPYRPRPLPHWSPLTFLVLMGLFLVAGPLVRLAFASVGLVDWPESGASSSSAAPQRSAELMIGATVFLVSCLLTGAYIYVMAPKRFGVVGLRPTWSGVRLGLIASVLVLPPLMILMAAVSWLVPYEHEVLDVMEKQLSLSSFLKLFFVTAILTPIVEEFSVRVVLQGSLQGLADAGKVRPWHDDGQAESNNAAAESSPATPTVTDTPSSDAGIASAESVSNAPEPTDPTPTNPVQWVYQPIPGRPEPPPPPADAGGFRPADWPIVVTSLFFALLHFGQGLAPVPLFFLSLALGYLYRQTGNITASIVVHMVLNSLTMIVTFVTLMTEA; this is translated from the coding sequence ATGGGATCGGTCGTCCAAACTTTGTTGGGCGGACTGTTGTTGGCGCTGTTTCCCGCCAGCCTGATCGCCTGGATCACCCTGTTGAAACGTCGCATCACGTCCGGCCGCTTGTCGGCGTTGTTGCCGTATCGTCCGCGACCATTGCCGCACTGGTCACCGCTGACTTTCTTGGTGCTGATGGGGCTGTTTCTGGTTGCCGGCCCGTTGGTCCGACTGGCGTTCGCCTCGGTCGGCTTGGTCGATTGGCCGGAAAGCGGAGCATCGTCATCGTCGGCCGCGCCCCAGCGTTCGGCAGAACTGATGATCGGCGCGACCGTGTTTTTGGTGTCCTGTTTGCTGACCGGCGCTTACATCTATGTGATGGCTCCGAAGCGGTTCGGTGTCGTGGGACTGCGTCCGACCTGGTCGGGTGTCCGGCTGGGATTGATTGCATCGGTCCTGGTGTTGCCGCCGCTGATGATCTTGATGGCAGCCGTCAGTTGGCTGGTGCCGTACGAGCACGAAGTCTTGGACGTGATGGAAAAGCAATTGTCGCTATCCAGCTTTTTGAAGCTGTTCTTTGTCACGGCGATCCTGACGCCGATCGTCGAAGAATTCTCTGTGCGGGTTGTTTTGCAAGGTTCGCTGCAAGGTCTGGCTGATGCCGGGAAAGTGCGTCCTTGGCACGACGACGGCCAAGCGGAATCAAACAACGCGGCGGCCGAATCCAGCCCGGCGACACCGACCGTCACCGACACGCCATCGTCCGATGCCGGAATTGCATCCGCCGAAAGCGTGTCAAATGCGCCGGAGCCGACCGATCCGACGCCGACCAATCCCGTCCAGTGGGTTTATCAACCGATCCCCGGACGACCGGAACCACCACCGCCGCCGGCCGACGCGGGTGGGTTTCGTCCGGCCGATTGGCCGATTGTGGTGACCAGCCTGTTTTTCGCCTTACTACACTTTGGCCAAGGCTTGGCACCGGTGCCGTTATTCTTTTTGTCACTGGCGCTCGGATATCTGTACCGTCAAACGGGCAACATCACCGCTTCGATCGTCGTGCACATGGTGCTGAATAGTCTGACGATGATCGTCACCTTCGTCACGCTGATGACCGAAGCCTAA
- the pgsA gene encoding CDP-diacylglycerol--glycerol-3-phosphate 3-phosphatidyltransferase, which translates to MPAETSKSIYNVPNLLTSIRLVLAIAVIVLIPLAMYVPALIVFLVAVSTDWIDGYWARKYGQVTKLGRIFDPFVDKIIICGSFIALVEIRDSGVAAWMAIVVVARELLVTSLRGMIEGSGGDFSAKSLGKWKMVLQCAAVVAVLLVLIAQPAAPWLKWTSLGLLWAAVGLTVYSGYDYAWAAAKMMQDSPDASTPPKDGV; encoded by the coding sequence ATGCCCGCAGAAACGTCCAAGTCGATTTACAACGTCCCCAATCTGCTGACCTCGATCCGCCTGGTTTTGGCAATCGCGGTCATTGTGTTGATTCCGTTGGCGATGTATGTCCCCGCTTTGATCGTGTTTCTGGTTGCCGTTTCGACGGACTGGATCGACGGTTATTGGGCCCGGAAATACGGCCAAGTCACAAAGTTGGGCCGGATCTTTGACCCGTTCGTGGACAAGATCATCATCTGTGGCAGTTTCATCGCATTGGTGGAGATTCGTGACAGCGGCGTGGCCGCGTGGATGGCAATCGTTGTCGTCGCTCGCGAATTGCTGGTGACCAGCTTGCGCGGCATGATCGAAGGATCGGGCGGCGATTTTTCCGCCAAGTCACTCGGCAAATGGAAGATGGTGTTGCAGTGTGCCGCCGTCGTCGCCGTCCTGCTGGTGCTGATCGCACAGCCGGCGGCTCCATGGTTGAAATGGACATCGTTGGGTCTGCTGTGGGCGGCCGTTGGATTGACGGTCTATTCCGGATACGACTATGCCTGGGCCGCGGCAAAGATGATGCAGGATTCACCCGACGCGTCGACACCACCGAAGGATGGCGTTTGA